The Thermoclostridium stercorarium subsp. stercorarium DSM 8532 genome contains a region encoding:
- a CDS encoding TIGR00266 family protein, whose amino-acid sequence MICQNCNAEINEGSNFCRYCGSPVGANVNTGGRDFSQSTSANPGKLNYKIFGGSFPAVSIRLNTNESIYTQAGGMTWMDAGITMETNMQGGLMKGFGRMLSGESLFMVTYTSHAPNQEIVIASSFPGCILDIDVGRCPIIAQKSAFLCAQTTVNLSIYVARGLKAGLFGGEGFVLQRLSGSGIAFIEIDGSLVERTLAPGETIKVDTGNVAAFEETVQYQAEMVKGFKNILFGGEGLFLTTLTGPGKVWLQTMSMPEFAKSIIPYLPTSR is encoded by the coding sequence ATGATATGCCAAAATTGCAATGCGGAAATAAATGAAGGAAGCAATTTCTGCAGATACTGCGGAAGCCCGGTTGGCGCGAATGTAAACACAGGCGGCCGGGATTTTTCGCAAAGCACGTCGGCCAATCCGGGAAAGCTTAACTACAAAATCTTTGGCGGCAGTTTTCCTGCAGTTTCCATCCGGTTAAATACCAATGAGAGTATTTATACCCAGGCCGGCGGAATGACGTGGATGGATGCAGGCATAACAATGGAAACGAATATGCAGGGCGGGTTAATGAAAGGTTTTGGGCGTATGCTGTCGGGCGAGTCGCTGTTTATGGTGACGTACACATCCCATGCTCCAAATCAGGAGATTGTTATAGCAAGCAGTTTCCCGGGGTGTATTCTGGATATCGATGTGGGACGCTGTCCGATTATAGCCCAGAAAAGCGCTTTCTTATGCGCACAGACCACCGTCAATCTGAGCATTTACGTGGCAAGAGGGCTAAAAGCGGGTCTTTTCGGCGGTGAGGGCTTTGTCCTGCAGCGACTGTCGGGCAGCGGGATTGCTTTTATTGAAATAGACGGAAGCCTTGTTGAACGTACCCTCGCACCGGGAGAAACCATTAAGGTGGATACCGGGAACGTCGCCGCTTTTGAGGAAACGGTGCAGTACCAGGCCGAAATGGTTAAAGGTTTTAAAAACATACTGTTCGGGGGAGAGGGCCTGTTCCTGACAACGTTAACGGGACCCGGAAAGGTATGGCTTCAGACAATGAGCATGCCCGAGTTTGCAAAAAGCATTATTCCGTATCTGCCCACATCCCGGTGA
- a CDS encoding ABC transporter ATP-binding protein: MPILTVNKLTKSFGGLMAVTNVSMELEQGELVGLIGPNGAGKTTVFNLLTGIYAPTSGTITLYRNNKKEQIQGFKPYVICKKGIARTFQNIRLFKDLTVLDNVRIAMRKDINYGLFSGFFHTKSYFSSEKEVLEKSIELLRILKLDHKKDELAKNLPYGEQRQLEIVRALATDPCILLLDEPAAGMNPAETAQLTEMIGWIRENFNLTILLIEHDMSLVMKICERIYVLDYGMIIAEGTPDEIKSNQRVIEAYLGEEMGNA, translated from the coding sequence ATGCCCATACTGACAGTAAACAAGCTTACAAAGTCGTTCGGCGGTCTTATGGCCGTTACAAACGTAAGCATGGAACTTGAACAAGGCGAACTCGTAGGCCTGATTGGACCTAACGGTGCAGGGAAAACAACGGTATTTAACCTGTTAACCGGTATATATGCTCCTACATCCGGTACAATCACCCTTTACCGTAATAACAAAAAAGAACAGATACAGGGTTTTAAACCATATGTTATCTGCAAAAAAGGCATTGCCAGAACATTTCAAAACATCAGGCTTTTTAAGGATTTAACCGTTCTGGACAATGTCCGTATTGCCATGCGCAAGGATATAAATTACGGGCTTTTTTCGGGATTTTTTCATACGAAATCTTATTTCAGTAGCGAAAAGGAAGTTCTTGAAAAAAGTATTGAGCTTTTGAGAATTCTGAAACTTGATCATAAAAAGGACGAACTTGCCAAAAACCTCCCATATGGTGAGCAGCGGCAACTGGAAATAGTAAGGGCTCTTGCAACCGATCCGTGCATTCTTCTCCTTGACGAACCGGCGGCAGGCATGAATCCAGCAGAAACCGCGCAGCTGACCGAAATGATCGGATGGATACGAGAAAACTTCAACCTTACCATATTGCTTATAGAGCATGATATGTCCCTCGTAATGAAGATTTGTGAAAGAATATACGTTTTGGATTACGGGATGATTATTGCAGAAGGCACCCCTGATGAAATAAAATCAAATCAACGTGTAATTGAAGCATATTTGGGGGAGGAAATGGGAAATGCTTGA
- a CDS encoding ABC transporter ATP-binding protein: MLEIKNLHVHFGVIHAIKGISLTVNDGEIVTLIGANGAGKTTTLRTISGLKKPTEGAIIFDGKDITNLTAQERVALGISHVPEGRRVFSSMTVLENLELGAYLRKDKDGIARDLEMVFERFPILAKRKKQAAGTLSGGEQQMLAMGRALMSRPKLLCLDEPSMGLAPLLVQEIFDIIKDINEKGTTVLLVEQNANMALQIAHRAYVMETGKITLSGTGKELLQSDEVKKAYLGG; the protein is encoded by the coding sequence ATGCTTGAAATTAAGAATCTGCATGTACATTTTGGCGTTATCCATGCGATAAAAGGAATATCCCTTACCGTTAATGACGGTGAAATAGTTACACTTATAGGAGCCAACGGCGCCGGAAAAACCACCACTCTCAGGACAATATCGGGGCTGAAAAAACCCACCGAAGGTGCTATTATTTTTGACGGAAAAGACATTACAAACCTAACCGCTCAGGAAAGGGTGGCATTAGGCATTTCCCATGTTCCGGAAGGCCGAAGGGTTTTCAGCTCAATGACAGTTCTTGAAAACCTTGAGCTGGGGGCATATCTCAGAAAAGACAAGGATGGAATAGCCCGGGATTTGGAAATGGTATTTGAACGCTTTCCCATTCTTGCGAAGAGAAAAAAACAGGCTGCCGGTACGTTATCGGGCGGAGAACAGCAGATGCTCGCAATGGGCAGAGCTCTTATGAGCCGTCCCAAACTTCTGTGCCTTGACGAACCGTCAATGGGGCTTGCTCCCTTACTTGTTCAGGAGATTTTTGATATAATAAAAGATATAAACGAAAAAGGCACAACGGTGCTTCTTGTGGAACAAAACGCTAATATGGCTCTTCAGATAGCTCACCGGGCTTACGTCATGGAAACAGGCAAAATAACCCTTTCAGGGACCGGTAAGGAATTATTGCAGAGCGACGAAGTCAAAAAAGCATATCTGGGAGGTTAA
- a CDS encoding FAD-dependent oxidoreductase — protein sequence MNNVLYKTFEKPPQSYWLASTTSTGYPSLDGNVSVDIAIVGAGITGILCAYLLHKENLSIAVIDAGKILNGTTGHTTAKITSQHGLIYDKLKNQMGAELAKQYADANEEAIKQIKDIIDLHKIDCDYSPQPAYIYTENEETVQKIEDELRTASGLGIKASYTEEIPFPLKIKAGIKFDGQAQFHPRRFLLPVAEIISNAGVKIYENTRIVDLEEGKRITLTTLQGQKITAEKVIIASHYPFYNKPGMYFSRLYTERAYIIAVRAKEKYPGGMYINAEEPSRSLRGLDTGEGNLILVAGENHKTGQGTDMARHYYKLADFAAKLFTVEDIPYRWSTQDCMTLDGIPYVGYYKQDSRNILVATGFQKWGMTNGMAAANILRDLIVKGSSPWQDVYSPLRKNILGSAKTFVVENLDVAKHLISGKISPVPENVEIKRGEAKVFEHNGERVGAYRDENGKLFVVNTTCTHMGCELNWNSAEKSWDCPCHGSRFSYTGDIIDGPAVMPLSPENDVNTIEKIIKDEF from the coding sequence ATGAATAACGTATTATATAAAACTTTTGAGAAACCGCCCCAGTCATACTGGCTCGCTTCTACAACTTCTACCGGCTATCCCTCGCTTGACGGGAATGTATCGGTGGATATTGCGATAGTAGGTGCGGGTATAACGGGAATACTGTGTGCCTACCTTCTTCATAAAGAAAACTTGAGCATAGCCGTAATTGACGCCGGAAAAATTTTAAACGGCACAACCGGTCATACTACGGCAAAAATAACATCCCAGCACGGGCTTATATATGACAAGCTGAAAAATCAGATGGGGGCCGAACTGGCGAAACAATATGCCGACGCAAACGAAGAAGCGATAAAACAGATAAAGGATATAATAGACCTTCATAAAATCGATTGCGATTATTCCCCTCAACCGGCGTATATTTATACCGAAAACGAAGAAACAGTTCAAAAAATCGAAGACGAACTTAGAACCGCATCCGGGCTTGGCATCAAGGCATCATACACCGAAGAAATCCCGTTTCCGCTGAAAATAAAAGCCGGCATAAAGTTTGACGGTCAGGCACAGTTTCATCCACGCAGGTTTCTTTTGCCTGTTGCAGAGATTATAAGCAATGCGGGTGTAAAGATTTACGAAAATACCAGAATAGTGGATTTGGAAGAAGGTAAAAGGATAACCCTTACAACCTTGCAGGGACAAAAAATAACCGCCGAAAAGGTTATAATAGCCTCCCATTATCCTTTCTACAATAAGCCCGGCATGTATTTTTCACGGCTTTATACCGAAAGGGCTTATATCATTGCCGTCCGTGCAAAGGAAAAATATCCAGGCGGGATGTATATAAACGCTGAAGAGCCCTCAAGATCATTAAGAGGGCTTGATACCGGGGAAGGAAATTTAATCCTTGTAGCAGGTGAAAACCACAAAACCGGTCAGGGTACCGATATGGCCAGACATTATTACAAGCTCGCAGATTTCGCAGCAAAACTGTTTACCGTCGAAGACATCCCATATCGCTGGTCAACCCAGGACTGCATGACACTGGACGGTATTCCCTATGTGGGATATTACAAGCAGGATTCCCGGAATATCCTTGTAGCCACGGGTTTTCAGAAATGGGGCATGACCAACGGCATGGCTGCTGCGAATATTCTCAGGGATTTGATTGTGAAAGGTTCAAGCCCATGGCAGGATGTATACAGCCCGCTGCGCAAAAACATACTGGGTTCGGCAAAAACCTTCGTGGTTGAAAACCTGGACGTGGCCAAACACCTGATATCCGGCAAAATCTCCCCCGTCCCCGAAAACGTGGAAATCAAACGCGGTGAGGCAAAGGTTTTTGAACATAACGGTGAGAGGGTTGGCGCATACCGCGATGAGAACGGAAAGCTTTTCGTCGTCAATACCACATGCACTCATATGGGATGCGAACTGAACTGGAATTCAGCTGAAAAATCGTGGGACTGCCCCTGCCATGGATCAAGATTCAGTTATACCGGCGACATAATTGACGGTCCCGCCGTAATGCCGTTATCCCCGGAAAATGACGTCAATACCATTGAAAAAATCATAAAAGATGAATTTTGA
- a CDS encoding sodium-translocating pyrophosphatase, translating to MNQTTFELFSVVIAVAAFAFAAWLYQWVKKQPSSNKKIAEVGGLIRSGAATFLKKEYTVLARFACVVAILILLFLPHPIWQGNAAENITMAVAYLAGTALSALAGKIGIEVATIANVKSAEAAKKGIKPAFLTGFRGGAVMGMAVVGASLLGVSLVMLITGNASAVLGFSFGASSLALFAKAGGGIFTKTADISADLVGKVELGIPEDDPRNPAVIADNVGDNVGDVAGMGADLFDSHVASLAAALVMAASLGGSNVNMVLCYAALGLLASIIGVAMARMGKNGDPSGALNNSTYTTTFVYIILTAIATAVFNFVWRIWFACIVGLLVGVIIGIATDYFTNDTKNPVRFVAKASKSGPAFTILSGMSYGMLSIFPAMVGIAVASLLAYKISEPLGPGYAMFGISMSAVGMLSIVGMIISNDAYGPIVDNARGLAEMGELGDDVLSITDDLDSAGNTVKAITKGFSIAAAGLTVIALLGAFMSEVNSAAAELGKTGIEGFDIINPLVFFGLIIGAAIPAIFSAMLMLGVDRNAQRMVAEIHRQFNEIEGLKEGKPGVKPEYDKCIEIATTGAIRELIPAGLMAILATIAVGIIGGVKAIGGFLGGNIISGLIFALFMSNSGGLWDNAKKYVEAGNEGGKGSDAHKAAVVGDTVGDPFKDTAGPSINTQITVVSLVASLMSALFLTISIF from the coding sequence ATGAATCAGACGACTTTTGAGCTCTTTTCGGTCGTCATCGCGGTCGCAGCCTTTGCATTTGCGGCATGGCTGTATCAATGGGTAAAGAAACAGCCGTCTTCAAACAAGAAGATTGCAGAGGTTGGCGGCTTAATCCGCAGCGGAGCTGCAACATTCCTGAAAAAGGAATATACCGTTCTTGCTCGTTTCGCCTGTGTTGTTGCAATTCTAATCCTTCTGTTCCTTCCACACCCAATCTGGCAGGGCAATGCCGCTGAAAACATAACAATGGCGGTTGCATATCTTGCAGGTACGGCACTTTCGGCTCTTGCAGGAAAAATCGGCATAGAAGTTGCCACAATAGCCAATGTTAAATCTGCCGAAGCTGCCAAAAAAGGCATAAAACCTGCATTCCTGACCGGTTTCCGCGGAGGCGCGGTTATGGGTATGGCAGTTGTAGGTGCCAGCCTTTTAGGCGTTTCACTGGTAATGCTTATAACGGGCAATGCATCGGCGGTTTTAGGCTTCAGCTTTGGCGCAAGCTCGTTGGCCCTGTTTGCCAAAGCCGGTGGCGGAATATTTACCAAAACCGCAGATATAAGCGCCGATCTGGTTGGCAAGGTTGAACTTGGAATTCCCGAAGACGACCCGAGAAACCCTGCCGTTATTGCAGACAATGTGGGCGATAATGTCGGTGACGTAGCAGGAATGGGCGCTGACCTTTTTGACTCCCATGTTGCTTCATTGGCCGCAGCACTTGTTATGGCAGCCTCTCTCGGCGGATCGAACGTAAACATGGTTCTGTGTTATGCTGCGTTAGGACTTTTGGCGTCAATTATAGGTGTGGCAATGGCCAGAATGGGTAAAAACGGAGATCCGTCCGGAGCTTTGAATAACAGTACTTACACCACCACTTTTGTATATATAATCCTTACCGCAATTGCAACGGCGGTATTCAACTTTGTGTGGAGAATTTGGTTCGCATGCATAGTTGGACTCCTTGTCGGAGTTATTATAGGTATCGCTACTGACTATTTCACCAATGACACGAAGAATCCGGTTCGTTTTGTTGCTAAGGCTTCGAAATCGGGCCCGGCTTTTACAATTCTGTCAGGCATGTCCTATGGTATGTTAAGTATTTTTCCTGCGATGGTGGGTATCGCGGTTGCATCGCTTTTGGCATATAAGATTTCCGAACCTTTGGGTCCCGGTTATGCAATGTTCGGCATTTCAATGTCCGCAGTCGGAATGCTTTCAATAGTGGGAATGATTATTTCAAATGACGCATACGGCCCCATCGTTGACAATGCAAGGGGTCTTGCCGAAATGGGAGAACTGGGCGACGACGTTCTTTCCATAACGGACGATCTTGACAGCGCAGGAAACACCGTAAAAGCAATTACAAAAGGATTCTCAATAGCCGCTGCAGGTCTTACCGTAATAGCATTGCTGGGAGCATTCATGAGTGAAGTCAATTCCGCTGCAGCCGAACTCGGAAAAACCGGTATTGAAGGTTTCGATATAATCAATCCTCTTGTATTCTTTGGTCTGATAATTGGTGCTGCAATTCCTGCCATTTTCTCGGCAATGCTTATGCTGGGCGTGGACAGGAACGCTCAGAGGATGGTAGCCGAGATCCACAGGCAGTTTAATGAGATTGAAGGGTTAAAGGAAGGAAAACCCGGCGTTAAACCCGAATATGACAAATGTATAGAAATAGCTACGACAGGCGCTATCAGAGAGCTTATCCCTGCAGGTCTGATGGCCATACTGGCAACGATAGCCGTCGGAATTATCGGCGGAGTTAAGGCAATCGGCGGTTTCCTCGGCGGAAATATCATCAGCGGACTTATTTTCGCATTGTTCATGTCCAATTCAGGCGGCCTGTGGGATAATGCAAAGAAATACGTTGAAGCCGGAAATGAGGGAGGAAAAGGTTCTGACGCCCACAAAGCCGCAGTAGTAGGCGACACCGTAGGTGACCCGTTCAAGGATACGGCAGGTCCTTCGATTAATACACAGATTACCGTCGTATCACTGGTTGCCTCCCTTATGTCTGCTTTGTTCCTCACCATTTCCATTTTCTGA
- a CDS encoding branched-chain amino acid ABC transporter permease: MERFLQQLINGISLGSIYALIALGYTMVYGIINLINFAHGDVYMIGAYVGYFCMTTLKLGFFPSLLISMLVCAVLGVTIEKIAYKPLRDATRIAVLITAIGVSLFIEYATMFFVKPDSRSYPPLTGFLTKNYYIGNLFFSAKQILIICITVVLMALLQFIVKKTRIGKAMRAVSLDRDAAQLMGISVDRTISFTFLIGSALAGAAGILVGIYYNSINPLMGVMPGLKAFVAAVFGGIGTIPGAMIGGYFIGLVEVMVSGYLDSMYRDAVVFAILIIILIVKPSGLLGKEMREKV, from the coding sequence TTGGAACGGTTTTTACAGCAGTTAATAAACGGTATATCGTTAGGCAGCATCTACGCACTTATTGCCCTCGGTTATACCATGGTATACGGCATCATCAATCTTATTAATTTCGCCCATGGCGATGTGTATATGATAGGAGCCTATGTGGGTTATTTCTGTATGACCACCCTTAAACTTGGCTTCTTCCCTTCCCTGTTAATTTCAATGCTTGTCTGTGCCGTACTGGGTGTAACCATTGAGAAAATAGCCTATAAGCCATTGCGTGATGCCACAAGAATTGCAGTATTAATTACTGCGATAGGAGTTTCACTGTTTATTGAATATGCAACAATGTTTTTTGTTAAGCCTGATTCCCGGTCATATCCGCCTTTGACAGGCTTTCTGACCAAAAACTATTACATAGGCAATCTGTTTTTCTCGGCCAAACAGATTCTGATTATATGCATTACGGTTGTTTTAATGGCACTTTTGCAGTTCATAGTAAAAAAGACCCGTATTGGAAAAGCAATGAGGGCTGTTTCTCTTGACAGGGATGCAGCGCAGTTAATGGGAATCAGTGTGGACAGAACAATATCCTTCACTTTTCTTATAGGTTCAGCCCTTGCCGGAGCTGCAGGAATCCTGGTAGGTATATACTACAATTCAATAAACCCTCTTATGGGCGTTATGCCCGGTTTAAAAGCATTTGTAGCTGCCGTTTTCGGAGGGATTGGAACCATACCGGGTGCAATGATCGGCGGCTATTTTATCGGGCTCGTCGAGGTAATGGTATCGGGGTACCTGGATTCAATGTACAGAGATGCCGTGGTTTTCGCGATATTGATTATAATTCTGATCGTCAAGCCATCGGGTTTACTGGGCAAAGAGATGAGAGAGAAGGTGTAG
- a CDS encoding ABC transporter substrate-binding protein, whose product MKKVLVCLLVCVMALTLFTACSAGSSSDVIKIGINYELSGGSATYGQSSVEGIEMAIDEINQAGGINGKKIVTVKYDNESKESEAATLANKLVSQDKVVAILGPATTGCFTSQIPVANKNKVPIITGSATGDNLTLAADGSVHEYVFRICFNDSFQGRVMANFAVNNLSAKKAVIIMDSSSDYSKGLANNFKDTFTAAGGTIVAEEAYVEGDTDFNAIITKIKGLDFDIIYLPGYYNEAGLIIKQARTQGIDKPILGGDGFDSPVLLELAGAEALNNVYFTNHYSEIDEDPTVLKFISDFEARYGKKPNAFNALGYDLAKFVADAISRAENLSGEAIKNALADTENFAGVTGTLSVDEKHNPVKSIFVIELKDGVQHSSVKVNP is encoded by the coding sequence ATGAAAAAAGTATTGGTATGCTTACTTGTATGTGTTATGGCATTAACGCTGTTTACCGCCTGCTCCGCCGGTTCATCATCGGACGTAATCAAGATAGGAATAAATTATGAATTGTCCGGCGGTAGTGCTACATACGGCCAGTCTTCGGTAGAAGGAATTGAAATGGCCATCGACGAGATTAATCAGGCCGGCGGAATAAACGGCAAAAAAATAGTAACAGTGAAGTATGATAACGAATCCAAGGAATCCGAAGCTGCAACACTTGCCAATAAGCTGGTTTCCCAGGACAAGGTTGTGGCTATATTGGGTCCTGCCACAACAGGTTGCTTCACGTCCCAAATACCTGTGGCAAACAAAAACAAAGTCCCCATCATTACAGGTTCTGCTACCGGCGACAATTTAACACTGGCTGCCGACGGCTCGGTACATGAATATGTGTTCCGAATCTGCTTCAACGACTCTTTCCAGGGAAGAGTAATGGCAAATTTTGCAGTCAATAATCTTTCTGCGAAAAAAGCCGTTATAATCATGGACAGCTCCAGTGATTACAGCAAGGGACTTGCAAACAACTTCAAGGATACCTTTACTGCGGCAGGCGGTACAATTGTTGCTGAGGAAGCTTATGTTGAAGGCGATACCGACTTTAACGCCATTATAACAAAGATAAAAGGGTTGGACTTTGACATCATTTACTTACCCGGTTACTATAATGAAGCAGGCCTTATTATAAAACAGGCACGCACTCAGGGAATTGACAAGCCAATCCTCGGCGGAGATGGTTTTGACTCCCCCGTTCTGCTTGAACTTGCAGGAGCCGAAGCGCTGAATAACGTATATTTCACAAACCATTATTCTGAAATTGACGAAGATCCTACCGTTTTGAAGTTCATATCCGATTTTGAGGCAAGATACGGTAAAAAACCCAACGCTTTCAACGCTCTTGGCTATGACCTGGCGAAATTTGTTGCAGACGCAATCAGCCGTGCCGAAAATCTCAGCGGTGAAGCTATAAAGAATGCCCTTGCAGACACCGAAAACTTTGCAGGTGTAACCGGTACATTAAGCGTTGACGAAAAACACAACCCTGTAAAATCCATATTCGTCATCGAATTAAAAGACGGGGTACAGCATTCCAGTGTAAAAGTCAACCCGTAA
- a CDS encoding branched-chain amino acid ABC transporter permease, producing MKKLSQDASKNNKWIITVRKWIILVLFYAIVQILIMTNVINDYIFSTLVTVCINVILAVSLNLITGFTGQFSLGHAGFMSIGAYTCALITLRYPTVWGFLGGLLLGAVLAAIVGIFVGLPTLRLKGDYLAIATLGMAEIIKIFFRNVLEDLTNGAAGLSGIPQFVNWTWLFVFTAGTVALISNFINSSHGRACISVREDEIAAEAMGINSTKYKVIAFVTGAFFAGIAGAIYSSYFYFISPDMFDFQKSIDILVVVVLGGMGSISGSVIASIVLALISTLLQSFSEVRMVIYGVLLIVIMLFRPQGIMGSKELSFSVVKKWAQGLRQKNGGIA from the coding sequence ATGAAGAAGCTGTCTCAAGATGCATCAAAAAACAATAAGTGGATAATAACGGTCAGGAAATGGATAATACTGGTTCTGTTTTATGCTATAGTTCAGATTCTGATCATGACCAATGTCATAAACGACTATATTTTTTCAACCCTCGTCACCGTCTGTATAAATGTCATTCTTGCCGTGAGCCTTAATCTGATAACCGGATTTACCGGGCAGTTTTCGCTTGGGCATGCGGGGTTTATGTCAATAGGCGCATATACGTGCGCATTAATTACATTAAGATACCCCACTGTCTGGGGTTTTCTCGGAGGCCTCCTTTTAGGCGCGGTTTTGGCCGCAATTGTGGGAATTTTCGTCGGATTGCCAACTCTGAGGCTTAAAGGCGACTATCTTGCAATCGCCACCCTTGGCATGGCGGAAATAATAAAAATATTTTTCAGGAACGTGCTGGAAGATCTTACAAACGGAGCCGCGGGCTTAAGCGGAATTCCGCAGTTCGTGAACTGGACATGGCTTTTTGTGTTTACGGCGGGTACTGTGGCATTAATCAGCAATTTTATCAATTCTTCCCACGGAAGAGCCTGCATTTCGGTCCGGGAGGATGAAATCGCCGCAGAGGCGATGGGGATAAATTCCACGAAGTATAAAGTAATCGCATTTGTTACAGGTGCATTTTTCGCAGGTATTGCCGGGGCAATTTACTCTTCGTATTTTTATTTCATAAGCCCTGATATGTTTGACTTCCAGAAATCCATTGATATCCTTGTAGTAGTCGTTTTAGGCGGTATGGGAAGCATATCGGGTTCGGTAATCGCATCGATAGTTCTGGCTCTGATATCGACATTGCTTCAGTCATTTTCCGAAGTCAGAATGGTAATATACGGAGTGCTGCTGATTGTAATAATGCTGTTCAGACCACAGGGAATCATGGGGTCGAAGGAACTGTCCTTTTCAGTTGTAAAAAAATGGGCTCAGGGACTCAGGCAAAAGAATGGGGGTATAGCATAA
- a CDS encoding CBS and ACT domain-containing protein: MFVKDKMTTNIITISPDATIPDAHEIMTKNNIRRLPVVKDGKLVGVVSNLDITRATPSPATSLSINELTYILAKTKISKVMTKNPITISPNALLEEAAILMRDNGVSFLPVVDSGKLVGIITESDIFDSFIELLGFREKGTRLTIEVNDEPGIMSHLAGIFAIHGANITNVAVYRGSEGKSAIVIGISSYDTEKIEKEIESHGYKIIYKLQNR, from the coding sequence ATGTTTGTTAAAGACAAAATGACAACCAACATTATCACTATTTCCCCCGATGCAACCATTCCCGACGCCCATGAAATCATGACCAAAAATAATATCCGTAGGCTTCCCGTGGTAAAGGACGGGAAACTGGTGGGCGTTGTTTCAAACCTTGACATAACCCGCGCAACACCGTCACCGGCAACAAGCCTTAGCATAAATGAACTTACCTATATTCTTGCGAAAACAAAAATCAGCAAAGTTATGACGAAAAACCCCATTACCATTTCGCCTAACGCTTTGCTGGAAGAAGCCGCGATTTTAATGCGCGACAACGGTGTCAGCTTTCTCCCCGTTGTTGACAGCGGAAAGCTTGTCGGAATTATCACCGAAAGCGATATTTTTGATTCCTTTATCGAACTTTTGGGATTCAGGGAGAAAGGCACGAGGCTTACAATAGAAGTAAATGATGAACCGGGAATTATGTCCCATCTGGCCGGAATATTCGCCATTCATGGGGCAAACATAACCAACGTGGCCGTTTACCGCGGCTCTGAAGGGAAAAGCGCCATTGTAATCGGCATAAGCAGTTATGATACCGAAAAAATTGAAAAGGAAATTGAATCCCATGGCTATAAAATTATATATAAACTTCAGAACAGGTAA